One Erysipelothrix amsterdamensis DNA window includes the following coding sequences:
- a CDS encoding ABC transporter ATP-binding protein: protein MKNIVEMNHITKTFPGIRANDDVTISLREGEILALLGENGAGKSTLMSVLFGMYQPDSGEIVIRDKVTQINNPHEATYHKIGMVHQHFKLVDNFTVTENIILGVETVERGMVRLGDARKDIIELSNRYNLNVDPDAKISDISVGMQQRVEILKLLYRESDVMIFDEPTAVLTPQEIQELMAIMKQLRSEGKSIIFITHKLNEIKEVADRVSVLRKGKFIGTVNVKDVTVDEMSEMMVGRKIDLNIDMKPQERGEVVLEVTNINVASSHGNHDAVKAASFALHEGEIVSIAGIEGNGQHELVYAIAGMLPITQGEIVLKGESIEDKSIRYRNTHGISHIPEDRHKDGLVLDYKLDFNLVLKQYFTDRFQKNGMLRFDKIETYARKMIEKFDIRSSKGPSSVVRSMSGGNQQKAILAREIDMGSEVLMAVQPTRGLDVGAIEYIHNQLVAQRDAGKSVLLVSYELSEIMNISDRILVMYNGEFVGEFKPEDITQQELGLYMAGAKRGTLNGKN, encoded by the coding sequence ATGAAAAATATTGTTGAAATGAATCATATCACCAAGACGTTTCCTGGCATTAGAGCCAATGATGACGTCACAATTTCACTTCGTGAAGGGGAAATTCTAGCGCTGCTGGGTGAGAATGGTGCTGGAAAGTCAACGTTGATGTCTGTGTTATTTGGGATGTATCAACCAGACTCGGGAGAAATTGTCATTCGTGACAAAGTTACTCAAATCAATAACCCTCATGAGGCGACCTACCATAAGATTGGTATGGTACACCAGCATTTTAAACTGGTTGATAATTTTACGGTTACTGAGAATATTATTTTAGGAGTGGAAACGGTTGAACGGGGAATGGTCCGTCTCGGAGATGCTCGTAAAGACATTATCGAATTAAGTAATCGATACAATCTAAATGTAGATCCGGATGCGAAAATTTCGGATATATCAGTAGGAATGCAACAACGTGTCGAAATTCTAAAATTACTTTATCGTGAAAGTGATGTTATGATTTTTGATGAACCGACGGCTGTTTTAACGCCACAAGAGATTCAAGAGTTAATGGCAATCATGAAGCAACTTCGATCTGAAGGAAAATCGATTATTTTTATTACCCATAAATTGAACGAAATCAAAGAAGTGGCTGATCGTGTGTCGGTTTTACGCAAGGGTAAATTTATTGGAACCGTCAATGTGAAAGATGTGACCGTCGATGAAATGTCCGAAATGATGGTGGGTCGAAAAATTGATTTAAATATCGATATGAAACCGCAAGAACGCGGTGAAGTCGTTTTAGAAGTTACCAATATTAATGTTGCTTCTTCGCATGGAAATCATGATGCCGTTAAAGCTGCATCGTTTGCATTGCATGAAGGTGAAATTGTAAGTATTGCGGGTATTGAAGGTAATGGACAACATGAATTGGTTTATGCAATTGCAGGGATGTTACCAATAACACAGGGTGAGATTGTGCTTAAAGGTGAAAGCATTGAAGATAAATCAATTCGATACAGAAATACTCATGGAATATCGCATATTCCCGAAGATCGTCATAAAGATGGCTTAGTTCTTGACTATAAATTGGATTTCAACCTTGTATTAAAACAATATTTTACAGACCGCTTCCAGAAAAATGGAATGCTTCGTTTCGACAAAATCGAAACGTATGCACGTAAGATGATTGAAAAGTTTGATATTCGAAGTTCAAAAGGACCGAGTTCTGTTGTACGCAGTATGTCTGGTGGAAATCAACAAAAAGCTATATTGGCTCGTGAAATCGATATGGGATCAGAAGTTCTAATGGCTGTTCAACCAACACGAGGTCTTGATGTAGGTGCAATTGAATATATACATAACCAACTTGTAGCTCAACGCGATGCTGGGAAATCTGTTCTCCTCGTATCGTACGAATTATCTGAAATAATGAACATCAGTGATCGAATTCTTGTGATGTACAATGGAGAGTTTGTAGGTGAATTTAAGCCAGAAGATATTACGCAACAAGAACTTGGCTTATATATGGCTGGAGCAAAGCGGGGTACTCTAAATGGCAAAAACTAG
- a CDS encoding BMP family lipoprotein — translation MKSKIIILLICLFLLGACSSKPTEDQTTSEIALITDIGTIDDHSFNQESWEGIIDFCKEHNVSYKYYRPENKDDIAFYNEIQKAIEEGGAKVVVLPGFYFEATAAKVQNDFPHTKFILIDALPKPNESGTIEIRDNLVPVLFREEQAAYLAGYVTALEGYTKVGFVGGAKIPAVERYGMGFVRGLQEGAKSINKIIDLKYKYSGAFEPSTEVQMLGSSWYNEGTEVVFGSAGGAGQSIIKAAEDADKRYIGVDVDQSYLSSKVVYSATKGIRKTVTNLLVDNFEGKFPGGKQLSVDLNNEAVGLAFDESRLKQIGKTDIEALLEKTKKEIQNDKLVILTEHDEQGDVFTDQSLFPNLKIDYYR, via the coding sequence ATGAAATCCAAAATTATTATTTTATTGATATGTTTATTTTTGCTTGGAGCATGCTCTTCAAAACCAACAGAAGATCAGACGACTTCTGAAATTGCTTTGATAACGGATATTGGTACGATCGATGACCACTCATTTAATCAAGAATCTTGGGAAGGTATTATTGATTTTTGTAAGGAACATAATGTTTCGTATAAATATTATCGACCAGAAAATAAAGATGATATTGCATTCTATAATGAAATTCAAAAAGCAATAGAAGAAGGAGGCGCTAAGGTCGTAGTTTTACCGGGATTTTATTTTGAAGCAACTGCGGCTAAAGTACAAAATGATTTTCCACACACTAAGTTTATTCTGATTGATGCTTTACCAAAACCTAATGAGTCAGGAACAATCGAAATTCGTGATAATCTCGTTCCAGTTTTATTTAGAGAAGAACAAGCTGCTTATTTAGCTGGATACGTCACTGCACTTGAGGGTTATACTAAAGTAGGATTCGTGGGAGGTGCTAAGATTCCTGCGGTAGAACGTTACGGAATGGGTTTTGTAAGAGGCTTGCAAGAAGGCGCTAAAAGTATAAATAAAATTATTGATCTCAAATATAAATACTCTGGGGCATTCGAGCCATCTACAGAAGTACAAATGTTAGGGTCTAGTTGGTATAACGAAGGAACGGAGGTTGTTTTCGGATCGGCGGGTGGTGCTGGTCAGTCGATCATAAAAGCTGCTGAAGATGCAGATAAACGTTATATCGGGGTAGATGTTGATCAATCGTACTTAAGCAGTAAAGTGGTTTATTCTGCAACCAAGGGTATTCGAAAAACGGTCACAAATCTTCTTGTAGATAACTTCGAAGGTAAATTTCCAGGTGGAAAACAACTCAGTGTTGACTTAAACAATGAGGCTGTTGGCTTGGCTTTTGATGAATCCAGATTGAAACAAATTGGTAAGACAGATATCGAGGCACTTCTTGAAAAAACAAAAAAAGAAATTCAAAACGATAAATTAGTAATACTAACAGAACATGATGAACAGGGAGATGTTTTTACGGATCAAAGTTTATTTCCAAATCTAAAAATTGATTATTATCGCTGA
- a CDS encoding BMP family lipoprotein produces MKKLFSSVLVVLLALTLTACSGGEKAQDGKGAEIALITDVGTIDDRSFNQGSYEGVKQYGDENKVTYTYYRPVAKDDEAYFNEIEKAITEGGAKVVVMPGFLFANAAFRAQQEFPDVNFIFVDGAPSETPQSEPVIGPNMYSVVWEEQQAGFLAGYAAVKDGYTKLGYIGGMKVPAVEKFGLGYVYGANHAAEELGITVDMMYKYSGTFEASQEVQMLASGWYAGGTEVIFVSAGGAGPSVFKAAEDKEAKVIGVDVDQAGESETIITSALKELQLAVYEGLKAHYDGKFPGGTQHAYNINDDGVGLPKNFDRFKTFKQEDLDKVILDMKADKDGVTSAIKKQHADDFSDVISDPILKNINITFIK; encoded by the coding sequence ATGAAAAAACTATTTTCTAGTGTTTTAGTTGTCTTGTTAGCTCTTACTCTTACCGCTTGTTCAGGTGGAGAAAAAGCTCAAGATGGAAAAGGCGCAGAAATCGCTTTGATTACTGACGTTGGTACAATTGATGACCGCTCATTTAACCAAGGTTCATACGAAGGCGTTAAACAGTATGGAGATGAAAATAAAGTTACATATACATACTACCGTCCCGTTGCGAAAGACGACGAGGCATACTTTAACGAAATCGAAAAAGCGATTACTGAAGGGGGCGCTAAGGTTGTTGTTATGCCAGGATTTTTATTCGCTAACGCAGCATTTAGAGCACAACAAGAATTTCCAGATGTAAACTTTATTTTTGTAGACGGTGCTCCATCGGAGACACCTCAGTCAGAGCCAGTTATTGGTCCTAATATGTATTCAGTTGTTTGGGAAGAACAACAAGCTGGATTCTTAGCAGGATATGCTGCAGTTAAAGATGGCTATACTAAATTAGGTTACATTGGTGGTATGAAAGTTCCAGCTGTTGAAAAGTTCGGTTTAGGTTATGTTTACGGAGCAAATCACGCAGCTGAAGAGTTAGGTATTACAGTCGATATGATGTATAAATATTCAGGTACATTTGAAGCGTCACAAGAAGTTCAAATGTTAGCATCCGGCTGGTATGCAGGTGGAACTGAAGTCATCTTCGTTTCTGCTGGTGGTGCTGGACCTTCAGTCTTTAAGGCTGCAGAAGATAAAGAAGCTAAAGTTATTGGGGTCGATGTGGACCAAGCAGGCGAAAGCGAAACAATTATTACATCAGCTTTAAAAGAACTTCAACTTGCTGTTTATGAAGGCTTGAAAGCACACTATGATGGAAAATTCCCAGGTGGAACACAACATGCTTACAATATCAATGATGATGGTGTCGGATTACCAAAGAACTTCGACCGTTTCAAAACTTTCAAACAAGAAGATTTGGATAAAGTTATCTTAGATATGAAAGCGGATAAAGATGGTGTTACTTCAGCAATCAAGAAACAACATGCTGATGATTTCTCAGATGTTATCAGTGATCCAATCTTGAAAAACATTAATATCACATTTATTAAATAG